The Afifella aestuarii DNA segment GCAGGCGTCGTGGCCGGCGCCCGACACGATGTCCATGTGGGCGTAACCGAGCGTTTCGGCGGCCTTGCGCACGGTGGCGACGAGCTCGGGCGTGAAGGTGACCGGATCGAAATGGCCAACCGCCTCCACCTCGCAGCCGACGCCGATCTCGGCGCAGATCGCGGCCGCCTCCTTCTCGATGCGGGCGCGCATGCCGTCGAGCTTTTCCTGATCGACGGTGCGGATATCGACGGTGAAGACGACCTTGCCGGGCAGGACGTTGCGCGAGTTCGGCTGGAACGTCACCTGGCCGACACCGCCGACGGCGTTCGGCTGGGCGTCCATCGCCACCTTCTGCACCATCTCGAAAATGCGGGCCATGGCGAGGCCGGCATTGACGCGCATCGCCATCGGCGTGGAGCCGGTATGGGCCTCCTTGCCGGTCAGCGTGAATTCGAGCCACCAAAGACCCTGGCAATGGGTGACGACGCCGATTTCCTTCTTCTCGGCTTCGAGGATCGGGCCCTGCTCGATATGCAATTCGTAATAGGCGTGCATTTTGCGCGCGCCGACTTTTTCGTCGCCCTTCCAGCCGATGCGGGCGAGCTCCTCGCCGAAGGTCTTGCCTTCGAGATCCTTGCGGCCATAGGCGTAATCGAGCGTGTGCACGCCGGCGAACACGCCGGAGGCGAGCATCGCCGGGGCGAAGCGCGCACCTTCCTCGTTCGTCCAGTTGACGACGACGATCGGGTGCTTCGTCTTGATGTTGAGATCGTTGAGCGAGCGCACGGCCTCAAGCGCGCCGAGCACGCCCAGAACGCCGTCATAGCGGCCGCCAGTCGGCTGTGTATCGAGATGCGAGCCGACATAGACGGGCAGGGCGTCCGGGTCCGTGCCTTCGCGACGGGCGAACATCGTCCCCATCTCGTCGATGCCCATCGTGAGCCCGGCCTCGTCGCACCATGTCTTGAACAGGCGACGGCCCTCGGCGTCGTCATCGGTCAAGGTCTGGCGGTTGTTGCCCCCGCGCAGGCCCGGTCCGATCTCGGCCATTTCGTGAATGGAATTCCAAAGCCGGTCGGCATTGATCCGCAGATTGGAGTCCACAGCATTCCCCCCTGTGGTTTCTGCCATGCGGGGCAGAAAACTTGACTAAATGGTCAAATCTCACGCTAGGTGTGGCTTAATTTACGGTCAAGGCGAAAAGCTGGACTGACTGCCTAGCAAGTAGGCATCCGTTCGGGCGGGGCAAAGATGCTGGATGATGCCATCTCCAAGAGGAAGAGAACGCGCATTCAGACCGTCAATCGCGAAGCCATTCTGCAGGCAGCGCTTTCCGTCTTTTCCGCCTATGGTTATCGTGGCGCCACGCTCGACGAGATCGCCGAAAAGGCCGGCATGTCGAAGCCCAATCTTCTTTATTACTTCCCGCGCAAGAAGAGCCTTTACGTGGCGGTGCTCGAAGAGACGCTGACGCAATGGCTCGCCCCGCTTGCCACGATGAAGGCCGACGGCGATCCGGCCGAAGAGCTGTCGCGCTATATCGACGCCAAGATCGCCATGTCGCGCGACAATCCGGCGGCGTCGCGGCTTTTTGCGAGCGAGATCCTGCAGGGCGGCGGCGCCATCACCGAATTCCTTCACGGGCCGTTGAAGGCGATCGTCGATGAAAAATCGCGCATCATCGCCGATTGGATCGCCGCCGGCCGCCTCCGTCCGGTCGATCCCCGCCATCTCATTTTCATGATCTGGGCGACGACCCAGCATTACGCCGATTTCGATGTCCAGGTGCGTGCGGTGCTCGCCTCCGACGACGAGACGCGTTTCGACACCGCGGCCGAGACCGTGCGGCGGGTGGTTCTCGAGGGCCTCCTGCCACGCTGACGGGGTGGGCTGACCGGGGCGCGCCTCACCTCCGCCTCCTTGTGGTCGTCAGAAAGACGCCTCGCGCAAATATGACTGCACCCATCGAACGGGTTCCGGCCCGCGCCGTTGATCCCGTAACGAGGGAGGATATCGTGCGCAATCATCTGAAAATTCTGGCCGCTGCTGCTGTTGTCGGCCTCGGGCTTCAAAGTGCGCCTGCGCTTGCCGCCGAAGCGGATCTGTGGGGTGCGATCGAGACCCGGCCGGAGCTTTCCTCTCTGGCAGAGGCCATCGAGACGGCCGGCCTCAAGGAAACGCTGCAGGGCGATGAGCCACTGACCCTGCTCGCGCCTGACAATGTCGCCTTCGAGCAATTGCCGAGCGAGCTTGCAGAAATGCTGAAGAAGCCGGACAGCAAGGAGACGCTCGCCGCTCTCTTGCGCCACCATATCGTGGAGGCGGCGCTGCCGACGAAATCCTTCGACGGGGAGACGGAGGTCGAAACCCTCGATGGCTCCAAGCTGACCGTGACCTCGATTGGCGATCAGCTGATGGTCGGCGAGGCGCGCATTCGCAAGGCCGATATCGCGGCCAGCAATGGCCTGATCGACGTCATCGACAAGGTGCTGGTGCCGGAAGGGCTGATCGTGCCGGCCAGCGGCGCGGAATAGAAGCATTCCGAGCGGCTTGCCAAAAAAAGTGCAGTTCATGGGCGCCGTTGTGACAGCCGGATAAAGAAAATCGGGCGGCGTTTGCCTTTGTCCTGTTCTCGGGGGCGCTAGTTAACTTTGCCGAAGACGGCAATTCGATCGCATCGAGGGCATTTTGGCCGAAGCCTATATCAACCGCATTGCGACGGCGGTGCCCGCCAACGACGTGCACCGTTATTTCCTTGGCTTTGCCGCGGCGCAGCTGAAGGACGCTCCGCGCCAGCGGGCCATCTTTTCGCGGATGGCCGACAAGGGCGGTATCGAGCACCGCTATTCCTGTGTAGCTCCGGCCGAGGACCCCGAAGGCATCAAGGTCGATGCGGGCGGTATTTTCCTGCGCGGTGCGTTTCCGGGAACGGCGCAGCGCATGGACCTTTATGAGAGCCATGCGCCGGACCTCGCGGAGATTGCCGTTGAGCGGCTCGATCTCGAAGAGGAGCGCGACCGCGTCACGCATCTCATCGTGACGAGCTGCACCGGTTTTTCCGCGCCCGGCATCGATCTCGAAATTGTCGCGCGCTGCGGCCTTGCGCAATCGGTGGAGCGCACGCTCGTCGGCTTCATGGGCTGCTATGCGGCGCTCAACGCGCTGAAACTCGCCCGCCACATCGTGCGCTCCGAACCGGAAGCGCGGGTTCTCGTCGTCAACATCGAGCTCTGCACGCTGCACCTGAAAGACACCGTCGACATGGAGGCGCTTCTCTCCTTCTGCCTCTGGGGCGACGGCTGCGCCGCCTCGCTCGTCTCGGCTGATCCCACTGGCCTTCGGCTCGACAGTTTTCGCACGCTCCTTGCTGCCGACAACCGCGAATTGATGACCTGGAACGTGCGCGACGACGGTTTCGACATGGTGCTCTCGGGCCGTGTGCCGGCGGTCATTCATGAATTGCTCGGGGGCCGTCAGCGGGAGGTTTTGGGCAACACGGCGGTCGATGAGATCGACCTCTGGGCGGTGCATCCGGGTGGACGCTCCGTGCTCGATGCGGTGCAGCGGGCGCTCGCTCTGGACGCGCATGCCCTCGATCGCTCGCGGGCGGTTCTGCGCGACAATGGCAACATGTCTTCGGCGACCGTCATGTTCGTGCTGGAAAAGATGCTGGCGACGGCAAAGGCCGGGGAGCGGGGCTGCGGCATGGCCTTCGGCCCAGGTCTGACGGCGGAGACGATGCGCTTTGAAGCCGTCGGACGGCAGCCATGAGCGGCCTCGCCCTTAGGCAGATCGAACCGGAAATCCTCGACCAGCTTCCGGAGACGGACCCGCGGGCGGTTGCCTCGCGGCGCGACCTGAAGCGGGTCAATGCGATCATGGCGCAGGCCCGGATCACCGCGAGTTTGTTGCGTGCAAACCTCGTAAAGCCGCCGCGGCGCATCCTGGAGATCGGCGCCGGCGATGGGACGTTCATGCTGAAAGTCGCCGAAAGGCTCGCGCCCGATTGGCGGGATATCGAACTCGTTCTCGTCGACCGACTGCATCTCGTGAGCGATACGAGCGTTGCCGCCTTCGGCGCGCTCGGCTGGAAGGTGCGGCCCGTCCAGGCCGATGTCTTCGCCTATCTGGATGAAAATGCGGACCAGAGCTTCGACGCGGTCACGGCGAACCTCTTCCTGCACCATTTCAACGACGGCGAGCTTTGCCGTCTGTTTGCCGGTCTTTCCCAGATCGCGCCGGTCTTCGTCACGACGGAGCCGCTCCGCGGTTCGCTGCCTCTCCTCTCGGCGGGGATGCTTTGGGCGATCGGGGCGAACGACGTCACGCGCCATGATGCGGCGGTGAGTGTGCGGGCAGGTTTTGCAGGTGAGGAGCTTTCGGCGCTGTGGCCGCAAGAGCCCCCCTTCGAGCTTCAGGAAAGGCGGCGTGGGCTCTTTACCCAGGCCTTCGTGGCGCGACGGAGCGAGGTGGCGGCCGCATGAACTTCGATGCGATCATCCTCGGCGCCGGACCGGCGGGCTCCACCGCGGCGATTGCGCTATCGCGCCGGGGCTGGAAGGTGGCGCTTATCGAAAAGGCGGAATTCCCGCGCCGAAAAGTCTGCGGCGAGTTCGTCTCCGCAACCAGCCTTGCGGTGATCGACCGTCTGGGCCTCGGAAGCACATGGCGATCGCTCGCCGGACCGGAGGTGCGGCGCGTCGCCCTGTTCTCTGGCGAACGCGTCGTGGCAGCACGGATGCCGGCCGCGCACGGGGAAGGATTCGGCAGGGCGCTCGGTCGCGACGTGCTCGACGATCTTCTCGTGCAGGAGGCGTCGCGTGCCGGCGCCACGCTCTTCCAGCCGTTCCGCGCCACCGGTGTGCGTCCGAGCGGGGACGAGAGCACGGTGACGATCGCCTCGCGGAATGAGGAGGCGACCTTGTCGGCGCCGGTCGTCATCGCTGCCCATGGTTCCTGGGAGCCGGGCGGCCTGCCGAGCCAGCTTCAGAAGACCAACGCTCCATCCGATCTCCTCGGCTTCAAGGCGCATTTTTCGGGGGCGAGGTTGGAGCCGGACCTGATGCCGCTTCTCGTCTTTCCCGGCGGCTATGGCGGCATGGTGTGGGCGGATCGTGGCCGGCTTTCGCTGTCGCTCTGCATCCGCCGCGATGCGCTCGCAGCACTTCGCAAGGAGACCGGCGGCGGCTCGGCTTCGGATGCGGTGCACCGCCATCTCCTCGCCTCCTGTCGCGGTTTGCGCGCGGCGATCGGCGAGGCGCAACGTCAAGGGCCGTGGCTTTCGGCGGGGCCTATCCGACCGGGGATGCGCGCCCGCTACGGGGACGACGTCTTTCGCATCGGCAATGTGGCGGGGGAATCGCATCCGGTGATCGCGGAGGGGATTTCGATGGCGATGCAATCGGCTTGGCTTCTCGCCGAAGAGCTTGAAGCGATCGATCCGGCAAAACGTGCCGAACGTGATGCGGCCGGCCGCCGCTATTCCCGCCGCTGGCGCGACCAGTTCGGCGCACGCATCCTTGCCGCTTCCGCCATCGCCGGGCTCGCTCTGAGGCCGGCTGGCGCGCGGCTGATGGGAGGCGCGATCGAAGCGCTGCCCGCCCTCCTCACGCTCGGCGCGCGGCTTTCCGGGAAGACGAAGGTGCTGCCGGGGTTTCCCGCGCGTTTAGTTCCAAGAGCTGGCGAATAAGCGTCTCTGTTTCTGAGATCATCATGTCGACGGAACGTGCCTCTACCACCAGTCCCGGCACGTCCTCGCTGACCGCGACCCACACCCTTGCCTCAGCGTCCCAGTCTGCCGTGATTTCGATCGAATGGGTTGAGCTTTCAGTCATCCGTCGATCCTCGCTCTTGGTTGCCCGAGAATATCACGACGATGCGGCAAGCGCAGCCGGCGTGGGCGCTACTCCGCCGCGTCCGGGACGATCTTCTCGATGTCGGCGTCGGGCTTCGCCATCGGGTTGTTCGGGTGGCGCGTCCAGTTGCCGTATTCGGCCGGGATCGGCTTTTTCGTGCGGGGATCGTAATCGGCGATCTGCTCCATGGTGATGCAGTTCTCGACCGGGCAGACATTGACGCAGAGATTGCAGCCGACGCATTCGGCGTCGATCACCTCGAAATGGCGTTTGCCGTCGACCATGTGGGTGATCGCCTGGTGCGAAGTGTCCTCGCAGGCGATGTGGCAGCGCCCGCATTTGATGCAGAGCTCCTGGTCGATGCGCGCCTTCGTCACGTAATTGAGATTGAGATACTGCCAGTCGGTGACGTTGGGCACGGCACGGCCGATGAAGTCGTCGAGGGTCTCAAAACCCTTCTCGGCCATCCAACGCTCGAGCCCTTCCACCATCTCGCGGACGATCTTGAAGCCGTAGGTCATCGCGGCCGTGCAGACCTGCACGTTCTGCGCCCCCAGCGCCATGAACTCGGCCGCATCCTTCCAGGTGGTGATGCCGCCGATGCCGGAGATCGGCAAATTGCGGGTTTCCGGGTCGCGGGCGATCTCGGCCACCATGTTGAGGGCGATCGGCTTCACCGCGGGACCGCAATAGCCGCCATGCGAGCCCTTGCCGTCGATCGTCGGTTCCGGGGCGAAGAGGTCGAGATCGACGCCGGTGATGGAGGAGATGGTGTTGATCAGCGAGACCGCGTCGGCGCCACCCTTCTGCGCCGCCCTCGCCGGGTAGCGGATGTCGGTGATGTTCGGCGTCAGCTTGACGATGACGGGCATGCGGGTGTTCGCCTTGCACCAGCGGGCGACCATCTCGATGTATTCCGGCACCTGGCCGACGGCTGAGCCCATGCCGCGCTCCGACATGCCATGCGGGCAGCCGAAATTGAGCTCGATCCCGTCGGCGCCGGTTTCTTCCACGCGGCGCAGGATGTTGACCCAGTTACTCTCCTCGCAGGGCACCATGAGGGAGACGACGACGGCGCGATCCGGCCAGTCGCGTTTCACCTGCTTGATCTCGCGAAGGTTCACCTCCAGCGGCCGGTCGGTGATCAGTTCGATGTTGTTGAGGCCCAAGAGCCGCCGGTCCGGCCCGTGAATGGCGCCGTAGCGCGGGCCGTTGACGTTGACGATATGCGGGTCCTCTCCGAGCGTCTTCCACACGACGCCACCCCAGCCTTCGCGAAAGGCGCGGACCACGTTGTACTCCTTGTCCGTCGGCGGTGCGGAGGCGAGCCAGAACGGATTCGGCGATTTGATGCCGAGGAAGTTCGAAGCGAGACTGACCATGAGAAGAACCTCTCAGGCTTGGGAGTTTCGGCGAGACGGGATAAATTCGAAGCGGCCGCACCAGAGCGGGAGGGTGTGTTCAGTATGGTGGACGAGCGGAGATATACTGTCCTTCTCCTGCCGCAGCCGGAGGGCGGATACACCGTCCTCGTCCCGGCTCTTCCGGAAGTCGTGACTCATGGTGACACTGAGGAAGGAAGTCTGGCGATGGCACGCGAGGCCATCGAGCTTGCACTCGAGGTGCGACGTGATCGCAGCGAGGGCATCCCGGACGATATCGAACCGATCTTCAGAAGCGTCGAAATCTCGGCTTAGCGATCCGGCACCGAGCCCTTGCTTTTCCCTCACGTGAAACGGCGACTGCATTTGGCGTGTAGCATTGCGGCTCAGCTCCGTTCCTCTCCCCCCTGGGGAGAGGTGCCCGCGTAGCGGGCGGTGAGGGGGCTGCCTTTCCCCATTCAGCTCTCCCTGCGACCGGCTGAGACGCCGCCCCCTCACCGACCTCGCGCCGTTGGCGCGCGGCCACCTCTCCCCACGGGGGAGAGGAGTGGAGCCTGTTGCGACTGATAGCGCCCCGATCCGAGGGGCGAGGCTGTTTGAGAGGCTCGGCATGACGCTTACCCCATCAATGCGCGGTGAATGCTCTCGGCTGCGACCTTGCCGTCTTCGACGGCGGCGACTGTGAGATCTTCGCCGCCGAGGACGCAGTCGCCGCCGGCCCAGATGCCGGCAACCGAGGTGCGGCGTTCGTCGTCGACGCCGATGCGGCCGTGCGCGAGCGCGATGGCTTCGGCCGCGCCGTCGAGCGAGGCGGGAAGAAACGTCTGGCCGATCGCCTTGAACACCATGTCGGCGGCGAGAGCGAACGTCTCGCCCGTGCCGACGAGGCGGCCGTCTTCCTCGCGGGTGCGCTCCAGCTCGATCCCGCTCAGATGACCGTTCTGGGCAATGAGGCGCTTCGGCTTGGCCCAATGGCGGATGCTGACGCCCTTCGTCTGGGCGAGCTCCTGCTCGAAGCCGGAGGCCTTCATGGCCTCGGGGCCGCGGCGGTAGACGATGGTGACCTCTTCGGCGCCGAGAAGTTTCGACTGCACGGCCGCGTCGACGGCAGTCATGCCGCCGCCGATGACGACGACGCGGCGCCCGATCGGTAGCGTGGAAAGGTCGAGCGTCTGGCGCAGGTCGGAGATCCAGGTGATGGCGTCGGCGGAGCCTGAGGCGTCCTCACCTTCGGCGCCGAGCGCGTTGACGCCGGCAAGTCCGAGGCCGAGGAAGATTGCGTCGTAATCCGCCTTCAAGCCGTCGAGGGTGAGCTCACGCCCAAGCGCCCTGCCGGTCTCGATCGTGATGCCGCCGATCCTGAGCAGAAATTCGACTTCTTTCTGCGCAAAGCCGTCCGGGGTCTTGTAGGCGGCGATGCCGTATTCGTTGAGGCCGCCGGGCTTGTCGCGCGCTTCGAAGATCGTGACGTCGTGGCCGTGCATGGCCAGCCGATGGGCGCAGGAGAGGCCGGCCGGTCCCGCACCGACGATGGCGACGCGCTTGCCGCTTAGCGCTGCGCGTTCGAAAGGATGCTCGCCTGCCGCCATCATCGTGTCGGTCGCAAAGCGCTGCAGGAAGCCGATCTTCACCGGCTTGTCTTCAGCGAGATTTCTGACGCAGGCTCCCTCGCACAACGTCTCGACCGGGCAAACGCGGGCGCACATGCCGCCCAGAATGTTCTGCTCGAAAATCGTCTCGGCCGCGCCCTTCGGATTGTGCGCCTGGATCTGGCGGATGAAGAGCGGAATGTCGATCGAGGTCGGGCAGGCCTCGGTGCAGGGGGCGTCGAAACAGAAATAGC contains these protein-coding regions:
- a CDS encoding Zn-dependent hydrolase — its product is MAETTGGNAVDSNLRINADRLWNSIHEMAEIGPGLRGGNNRQTLTDDDAEGRRLFKTWCDEAGLTMGIDEMGTMFARREGTDPDALPVYVGSHLDTQPTGGRYDGVLGVLGALEAVRSLNDLNIKTKHPIVVVNWTNEEGARFAPAMLASGVFAGVHTLDYAYGRKDLEGKTFGEELARIGWKGDEKVGARKMHAYYELHIEQGPILEAEKKEIGVVTHCQGLWWLEFTLTGKEAHTGSTPMAMRVNAGLAMARIFEMVQKVAMDAQPNAVGGVGQVTFQPNSRNVLPGKVVFTVDIRTVDQEKLDGMRARIEKEAAAICAEIGVGCEVEAVGHFDPVTFTPELVATVRKAAETLGYAHMDIVSGAGHDACWAAKVAPATMVMCPCVDGLSHNEDEDISKEWAEAGANVLFHAVLETAEIVS
- the rutR gene encoding HTH-type transcriptional regulator RutR, whose protein sequence is MLDDAISKRKRTRIQTVNREAILQAALSVFSAYGYRGATLDEIAEKAGMSKPNLLYYFPRKKSLYVAVLEETLTQWLAPLATMKADGDPAEELSRYIDAKIAMSRDNPAASRLFASEILQGGGAITEFLHGPLKAIVDEKSRIIADWIAAGRLRPVDPRHLIFMIWATTQHYADFDVQVRAVLASDDETRFDTAAETVRRVVLEGLLPR
- a CDS encoding fasciclin domain-containing protein, producing MRNHLKILAAAAVVGLGLQSAPALAAEADLWGAIETRPELSSLAEAIETAGLKETLQGDEPLTLLAPDNVAFEQLPSELAEMLKKPDSKETLAALLRHHIVEAALPTKSFDGETEVETLDGSKLTVTSIGDQLMVGEARIRKADIAASNGLIDVIDKVLVPEGLIVPASGAE
- a CDS encoding type III polyketide synthase; the protein is MAEAYINRIATAVPANDVHRYFLGFAAAQLKDAPRQRAIFSRMADKGGIEHRYSCVAPAEDPEGIKVDAGGIFLRGAFPGTAQRMDLYESHAPDLAEIAVERLDLEEERDRVTHLIVTSCTGFSAPGIDLEIVARCGLAQSVERTLVGFMGCYAALNALKLARHIVRSEPEARVLVVNIELCTLHLKDTVDMEALLSFCLWGDGCAASLVSADPTGLRLDSFRTLLAADNRELMTWNVRDDGFDMVLSGRVPAVIHELLGGRQREVLGNTAVDEIDLWAVHPGGRSVLDAVQRALALDAHALDRSRAVLRDNGNMSSATVMFVLEKMLATAKAGERGCGMAFGPGLTAETMRFEAVGRQP
- a CDS encoding methyltransferase domain-containing protein; amino-acid sequence: MSGLALRQIEPEILDQLPETDPRAVASRRDLKRVNAIMAQARITASLLRANLVKPPRRILEIGAGDGTFMLKVAERLAPDWRDIELVLVDRLHLVSDTSVAAFGALGWKVRPVQADVFAYLDENADQSFDAVTANLFLHHFNDGELCRLFAGLSQIAPVFVTTEPLRGSLPLLSAGMLWAIGANDVTRHDAAVSVRAGFAGEELSALWPQEPPFELQERRRGLFTQAFVARRSEVAAA
- a CDS encoding NAD(P)/FAD-dependent oxidoreductase, with the translated sequence MNFDAIILGAGPAGSTAAIALSRRGWKVALIEKAEFPRRKVCGEFVSATSLAVIDRLGLGSTWRSLAGPEVRRVALFSGERVVAARMPAAHGEGFGRALGRDVLDDLLVQEASRAGATLFQPFRATGVRPSGDESTVTIASRNEEATLSAPVVIAAHGSWEPGGLPSQLQKTNAPSDLLGFKAHFSGARLEPDLMPLLVFPGGYGGMVWADRGRLSLSLCIRRDALAALRKETGGGSASDAVHRHLLASCRGLRAAIGEAQRQGPWLSAGPIRPGMRARYGDDVFRIGNVAGESHPVIAEGISMAMQSAWLLAEELEAIDPAKRAERDAAGRRYSRRWRDQFGARILAASAIAGLALRPAGARLMGGAIEALPALLTLGARLSGKTKVLPGFPARLVPRAGE
- a CDS encoding DUF1902 domain-containing protein gives rise to the protein MTESSTHSIEITADWDAEARVWVAVSEDVPGLVVEARSVDMMISETETLIRQLLELNARETPAAPSSSRKAARRA
- the preA gene encoding NAD-dependent dihydropyrimidine dehydrogenase subunit PreA, coding for MVSLASNFLGIKSPNPFWLASAPPTDKEYNVVRAFREGWGGVVWKTLGEDPHIVNVNGPRYGAIHGPDRRLLGLNNIELITDRPLEVNLREIKQVKRDWPDRAVVVSLMVPCEESNWVNILRRVEETGADGIELNFGCPHGMSERGMGSAVGQVPEYIEMVARWCKANTRMPVIVKLTPNITDIRYPARAAQKGGADAVSLINTISSITGVDLDLFAPEPTIDGKGSHGGYCGPAVKPIALNMVAEIARDPETRNLPISGIGGITTWKDAAEFMALGAQNVQVCTAAMTYGFKIVREMVEGLERWMAEKGFETLDDFIGRAVPNVTDWQYLNLNYVTKARIDQELCIKCGRCHIACEDTSHQAITHMVDGKRHFEVIDAECVGCNLCVNVCPVENCITMEQIADYDPRTKKPIPAEYGNWTRHPNNPMAKPDADIEKIVPDAAE
- a CDS encoding type II toxin-antitoxin system HicB family antitoxin; amino-acid sequence: MVDERRYTVLLLPQPEGGYTVLVPALPEVVTHGDTEEGSLAMAREAIELALEVRRDRSEGIPDDIEPIFRSVEISA
- a CDS encoding NAD(P)-dependent oxidoreductase codes for the protein MNQISSGLPAATPVGEPDICAARLNVEDYLKNFSDLHPPLSPHEALVEADRCYFCFDAPCTEACPTSIDIPLFIRQIQAHNPKGAAETIFEQNILGGMCARVCPVETLCEGACVRNLAEDKPVKIGFLQRFATDTMMAAGEHPFERAALSGKRVAIVGAGPAGLSCAHRLAMHGHDVTIFEARDKPGGLNEYGIAAYKTPDGFAQKEVEFLLRIGGITIETGRALGRELTLDGLKADYDAIFLGLGLAGVNALGAEGEDASGSADAITWISDLRQTLDLSTLPIGRRVVVIGGGMTAVDAAVQSKLLGAEEVTIVYRRGPEAMKASGFEQELAQTKGVSIRHWAKPKRLIAQNGHLSGIELERTREEDGRLVGTGETFALAADMVFKAIGQTFLPASLDGAAEAIALAHGRIGVDDERRTSVAGIWAGGDCVLGGEDLTVAAVEDGKVAAESIHRALMG